A single window of Leptospira dzoumogneensis DNA harbors:
- the clpP gene encoding ATP-dependent Clp endopeptidase proteolytic subunit ClpP, protein MAIIPTVIEQTGRGEMRYDVFSRLLKDRIIFLGDAISDDYANVIIAQLLFLDAENPDRDIYLYLNSPGGYVSSGLAIYDTMQYIKADVRTLCIGQASSMAALLLAGGAKGKRSALPHSRIMMHQPTGGATGQASDIAIQAKEVLKLKQVLNGLYAKHTGKSVEEVQKDTERDLYMTPEEAQKYGIIDSVISIERQKN, encoded by the coding sequence ATGGCAATAATTCCTACAGTTATAGAGCAAACCGGTCGCGGAGAAATGCGGTATGACGTATTTTCCCGCCTCTTAAAGGACAGAATTATCTTTCTAGGTGACGCAATCTCTGACGATTACGCGAACGTAATCATCGCCCAACTACTGTTTCTGGACGCGGAAAATCCGGACAGGGACATCTACTTATATCTGAATTCCCCGGGTGGATATGTATCTTCCGGGCTTGCCATTTACGACACTATGCAGTATATTAAGGCAGACGTTCGTACACTTTGTATTGGCCAGGCTTCTTCAATGGCTGCACTACTTCTGGCAGGCGGGGCAAAGGGCAAAAGATCCGCTCTTCCTCATTCCAGAATTATGATGCACCAGCCAACCGGAGGAGCTACCGGTCAGGCTTCCGATATCGCTATCCAGGCTAAGGAAGTTCTGAAATTAAAGCAGGTGTTAAACGGTTTGTATGCTAAACACACGGGCAAATCTGTGGAAGAAGTGCAAAAGGATACCGAGAGGGACCTTTACATGACTCCGGAAGAAGCCCAGAAATACGGGATCATAGATTCCGTAATTTCTATAGAGCGTCAAAAGAACTGA
- the clpX gene encoding ATP-dependent Clp protease ATP-binding subunit ClpX: MAKKPTGTNNKQKLFCSFCGKEQDSVKRLVAGPGVYICDECISLCNEIIAEEPEQEKERTELLGEVPNPAAIKAILDQYVIGQDHAKKALSVAVYNHYKRIYLKDKKADIELEKSNILLIGPTGSGKTLLAQTLAKIIKVPFAIVDATALTEAGYVGEDVENIILKLIQNADNDIKKAEIGIIYIDEVDKIARKSDSASITRDVSGEGVQQALLKIIEGTVANVPPQGGRKHPHQEYLQVDTKNILFILGGAFVDLDNIIKTRTGVKTIGFGSDEKDGKVLRDESKGEILARVIPEDLMKFGLIPEFIGRMPVIATLQDLSVEMLKRIFREPKNAILRQYTKILEMENVKLSFEEAAIDKIAQLAIERASGARGLRAIVENLMLDLMYEIPSRKDVEEVIITEDSVTGTKPPKLILKKEPKIA, translated from the coding sequence GTGGCAAAGAAACCGACCGGAACCAATAATAAACAAAAATTATTTTGTTCGTTCTGCGGAAAAGAACAAGACTCCGTAAAACGACTGGTTGCCGGTCCGGGTGTTTATATTTGCGACGAATGTATCTCTCTTTGCAATGAGATCATTGCAGAAGAGCCTGAGCAGGAAAAAGAACGCACAGAACTTTTGGGAGAAGTCCCTAATCCTGCCGCTATCAAAGCGATCCTAGACCAATACGTAATCGGACAAGACCATGCTAAAAAAGCTTTGTCCGTTGCGGTCTATAATCACTATAAAAGAATTTATCTCAAAGACAAAAAAGCGGATATCGAATTAGAAAAATCGAATATTCTACTGATCGGGCCTACAGGTTCCGGAAAAACTTTGCTCGCCCAAACTCTTGCAAAGATCATCAAGGTCCCGTTTGCGATCGTAGATGCTACCGCACTCACCGAAGCTGGATATGTTGGAGAAGATGTTGAGAATATCATTCTTAAGCTGATCCAAAACGCTGATAATGATATCAAAAAAGCAGAGATCGGTATCATCTATATAGACGAAGTAGATAAGATCGCGCGCAAGTCTGACAGTGCATCCATCACGAGAGACGTGAGTGGAGAAGGTGTACAACAAGCACTTCTAAAAATTATAGAAGGAACAGTTGCAAACGTTCCTCCTCAGGGTGGAAGAAAACATCCTCACCAAGAATATCTTCAAGTAGATACTAAAAATATCCTATTCATTCTAGGTGGAGCATTCGTTGACCTGGATAATATTATCAAAACCAGAACCGGTGTAAAAACAATCGGGTTCGGCAGCGATGAAAAAGACGGAAAAGTTTTAAGAGACGAGAGCAAAGGTGAAATTTTAGCTCGAGTAATTCCTGAAGACTTAATGAAGTTCGGACTGATCCCAGAATTTATCGGCCGTATGCCAGTGATCGCTACTCTACAAGACTTGAGTGTAGAAATGCTCAAACGTATTTTCAGAGAGCCTAAAAACGCGATCTTACGCCAATACACCAAGATCCTAGAAATGGAAAATGTAAAACTTTCTTTCGAAGAAGCTGCTATCGATAAGATCGCTCAGCTTGCGATCGAAAGGGCATCCGGAGCAAGAGGATTACGCGCTATCGTTGAAAATCTAATGCTGGATCTGATGTATGAAATTCCTTCTCGCAAAGACGTAGAAGAAGTGATCATCACAGAAGATTCAGTGACCGGAACCAAACCTCCAAAACTAATTCTGAAAAAAGAACCAAAAATCGCTTAA